Proteins from one Candidatus Cloacimonadota bacterium genomic window:
- a CDS encoding type II toxin-antitoxin system HicA family toxin produces RGSHKQFRHNDGRVTTVPFHKSKDISPILLRQIAKDIHLTMDELFKCL; encoded by the coding sequence AGAGGGGTTCACACAAGCAATTTCGACATAATGATGGTAGAGTAACTACAGTTCCATTTCATAAGAGTAAAGATATTTCACCAATTCTATTGCGTCAAATAGCAAAAGATATTCACTTAACAATGGATGAATTATTTAAGTGTCTATGA